In Ruminococcaceae bacterium BL-4, one DNA window encodes the following:
- a CDS encoding putative Acyl-CoA thioesterase (Evidence 3 : Putative function from multiple computational evidences; Product type e : enzyme) has translation METRPSKHVSESAVVQTQIVLSSHINGAGRLFGGQLVEWIDVVAGVVARRHSHCNTTTASIDNLQFKEAVHINDTVLLFGKITYVGRTSMEVQVDSYVEELDGSRKLVNTAHFVMVALDKDEHPTMVPSLIVETDEEKAAWKSGEKRDALRKQRRIEKY, from the coding sequence ATGGAAACAAGGCCTTCAAAACATGTCTCAGAATCTGCAGTTGTACAGACACAAATTGTTTTAAGCAGCCATATTAACGGTGCCGGAAGACTCTTCGGCGGACAATTAGTAGAATGGATTGACGTTGTTGCAGGAGTTGTCGCGCGTAGGCACTCCCATTGCAATACTACTACCGCTTCTATCGATAATCTTCAATTTAAAGAAGCCGTACATATCAACGATACCGTTCTGTTATTTGGAAAAATCACCTATGTTGGAAGAACCTCTATGGAGGTCCAGGTGGACAGTTATGTGGAAGAACTGGATGGAAGCCGAAAACTTGTGAATACCGCACACTTTGTGATGGTTGCATTGGATAAGGATGAACATCCAACTATGGTTCCTTCTCTGATTGTCGAAACAGATGAAGAAAAAGCAGCATGGAAATCCGGAGAAAAAAGAGATGCTTTGCGCAAACAGCGCCGAATCGAGAAATATTGA
- the ldh gene encoding L-lactate dehydrogenase (Evidence 2a : Function from experimental evidences in other organisms; PubMedId : 11889109; Product type e : enzyme), with protein sequence MKTKKVGIIGLGHVGAHVAYSIAVQGIADEIVLVDQNENKVKSECQDLIDSVAYLPHRIKIAVGGFADLGSCDIIVNSVGNIDLLRGNNNRLMEMDFTIAAVNGYVDKIKASGFDGVLINISNPCDIVTRQLALGLKLPRGRVFGTGTGLDTARLISALAEQTGIDHKSITAYMLGEHGSDQFAPWSCVSFRGKSLDEWAKTDKRFQFDRDEMQKYAIGAGWRTFSGKFCTEYAIASTAARMVHIVFQDEKQILPASCELCGEYGESGLFAGVPAIIGAAGAEEVVELSLNTQEKEKFHYCCEQIKKNMEHLKEIK encoded by the coding sequence ATGAAAACAAAGAAAGTCGGCATTATCGGTCTAGGCCATGTGGGCGCTCATGTCGCATACAGCATCGCTGTTCAGGGAATTGCGGATGAAATTGTTTTAGTTGATCAGAACGAAAACAAAGTAAAAAGTGAATGTCAAGATTTGATTGACAGCGTTGCATATCTTCCTCATCGAATTAAAATCGCTGTCGGCGGCTTTGCGGACCTTGGGAGTTGTGATATAATTGTAAATAGCGTTGGTAATATTGATCTACTCCGCGGCAATAACAATCGTCTGATGGAAATGGACTTTACCATTGCCGCAGTAAACGGCTATGTTGATAAAATCAAAGCTTCTGGTTTCGATGGAGTCTTAATTAATATTTCTAATCCTTGCGATATTGTTACCAGACAGCTGGCTCTTGGGCTCAAACTCCCGCGCGGCCGCGTATTTGGAACTGGGACTGGCCTTGATACGGCCAGATTAATTTCAGCTTTAGCCGAACAAACCGGAATTGATCATAAATCCATTACCGCTTATATGCTTGGAGAACACGGCAGCGACCAATTTGCACCGTGGTCTTGTGTATCTTTCCGCGGTAAATCTCTGGATGAGTGGGCAAAAACGGACAAACGATTCCAATTTGACCGCGATGAAATGCAAAAATATGCAATTGGCGCAGGCTGGCGTACATTCAGTGGAAAGTTCTGCACCGAATATGCGATTGCTAGCACTGCCGCAAGAATGGTTCACATTGTTTTTCAAGATGAAAAACAAATTCTTCCGGCAAGCTGTGAACTCTGTGGGGAATATGGAGAATCCGGATTATTCGCAGGTGTTCCCGCTATAATTGGAGCTGCCGGCGCAGAAGAAGTCGTGGAACTGTCACTAAATACACAAGAAAAAGAAAAGTTCCATTATTGCTGCGAACAGATCAAAAAGAACATGGAACATTTAAAAGAAATTAAGTAA
- a CDS encoding protein of unknown function (Evidence 5 : Unknown function) translates to MKSFSKVFDDKYMGSVKVGPKGQIVIPKEARDMFEIEPGDTLLLLADKERGIAIPQKKDYDQLFKNLFSLEHGISEEK, encoded by the coding sequence ATGAAAAGTTTTTCAAAAGTGTTTGATGATAAATATATGGGGTCTGTTAAAGTGGGACCCAAGGGGCAAATTGTCATTCCAAAAGAAGCACGGGATATGTTTGAAATTGAGCCGGGAGATACACTGCTGCTGCTCGCTGATAAAGAGCGTGGAATCGCAATTCCACAGAAAAAAGATTATGATCAGCTTTTTAAAAATTTATTTTCACTGGAACACGGAATATCAGAAGAAAAATAA
- a CDS encoding DMT family transporter, with the protein MFAVIFAIIAGAAMSFQGVFNTRLSDHIGLYESNVLVQGIAFLCSVIVLIFFGTGNFSAVHEASKMDLLGGALGVVITVTVMLAMKGLGATIAVSIILIAQLLTAAVVDAFGLLNEEKIPFTWQKILGLILMVGGVMLLKYKLPT; encoded by the coding sequence ATGTTTGCAGTTATATTTGCCATCATTGCTGGGGCTGCAATGAGCTTTCAGGGGGTATTTAATACACGTCTGAGTGATCATATTGGGCTTTATGAATCGAATGTACTGGTTCAGGGAATTGCATTTTTGTGTTCTGTGATTGTTCTGATTTTTTTTGGAACCGGAAATTTTAGTGCGGTTCATGAAGCAAGCAAAATGGATCTTCTCGGAGGAGCTTTGGGAGTTGTTATCACAGTTACTGTTATGCTGGCGATGAAAGGGCTTGGAGCAACGATTGCGGTCTCTATTATTTTAATTGCACAGCTTCTTACAGCGGCTGTAGTGGATGCGTTTGGTCTTTTGAATGAAGAAAAAATTCCGTTTACATGGCAGAAGATATTAGGATTAATCTTGATGGTCGGAGGAGTGATGTTATTAAAATACAAACTTCCGACGTAA
- a CDS encoding protein of unknown function (Evidence 5 : Unknown function) produces the protein MAEDIRINLDGRRSDVIKIQTSDVKFLIYISYIFLSNDTE, from the coding sequence ATGGCAGAAGATATTAGGATTAATCTTGATGGTCGGAGGAGTGATGTTATTAAAATACAAACTTCCGACGTAAAATTTTTAATTTATATTTCGTATATTTTTCTTTCAAATGACACAGAATAA
- the atpD gene encoding V-type ATP synthase subunit D (Evidence 2a : Function from experimental evidences in other organisms; PubMedId : 9679194; Product type e : enzyme) produces MAITTVPTKGNLLATKRTLSLSQTGFELLDRKRNILIREMMQLISRANEIQSKIDNVYEEAYSALQKANITLGIGVDLARTVPLDNSLKLSFRSVMGVEIPIVTINDPQEKQEIPFGLSQTNSSLDLAFSKFQEVKYLTAELAEVENSVYRLADSIKKTQKRANALKNIMIPRFQKAVKFISDALEEKDREEFSRLKVLKAKKEREKLQKQKA; encoded by the coding sequence ATGGCAATCACAACCGTTCCGACAAAAGGCAATCTTTTGGCTACCAAGCGTACGCTCTCCCTTTCGCAGACCGGTTTTGAGCTGCTTGACCGTAAACGCAACATCTTGATTCGCGAGATGATGCAGCTAATTTCCCGTGCCAACGAGATTCAGAGCAAAATTGACAATGTTTATGAAGAAGCGTATTCCGCGCTGCAAAAAGCAAACATTACATTGGGCATTGGAGTTGATCTAGCCCGCACGGTTCCTCTGGATAACAGTTTAAAGCTGTCTTTCCGCAGCGTCATGGGCGTAGAAATTCCGATCGTTACGATTAACGACCCTCAGGAAAAACAAGAAATTCCCTTTGGGCTTTCTCAGACAAATTCATCGCTCGATCTTGCCTTTTCAAAATTTCAAGAAGTCAAATATTTGACCGCAGAACTTGCTGAGGTGGAAAACAGTGTTTATCGCCTTGCAGATTCTATCAAAAAGACACAGAAACGCGCAAACGCACTGAAAAACATTATGATTCCCCGCTTTCAAAAAGCTGTGAAATTTATTTCAGATGCACTGGAAGAAAAAGACAGAGAAGAATTTTCAAGACTGAAAGTTTTAAAAGCAAAAAAAGAGCGAGAAAAACTTCAAAAACAAAAAGCATAA
- the atpB gene encoding V-type ATP synthase beta chain (Evidence 1c : Function from experimental evidences in the studied genus; PubMedId : 12552129; Product type e : enzyme) — MILDYVGVKEINGSLIVLDDVPDISFDEMVTIQLENGTQRQGRVVQMEGSRVVIQVFEGTRGISLTNTRTRLTGHPMEMALSPEILGRVFNGAGRPIDGLGDIFPIKCADINGTPINPVSRKYPQNYINTGISSIDVLTTLIRGQKLPIFSGSGMKHNELAVQIARQAKITDKGGEDNFAIVFAAMGVTNDVAEYFHRSFEESGVLGKVVMFLNLASDPIIERTLCPRCALTVAEYLAFELGMHILVIMTDMTSYAEALREFSSSKGEIPGRKGFPGYLYSDFASLYERAGMIKDKPGSVTQLPILTMPNDDVTHPVPDLTGYITEGQISLDRSLDANGIYPPVSVLPSLSRLMKDGIGKGFTREDHPALANQLFASYAKVNDARSLASVIGEEELSPIDKDYMKFGNLFEHRFLRQGFHENRTLAQSLDLGWRLLATLPRSELDRVDDDFLDRYYEKAKKEIEKQKTEQENAQQKETDSTDLNFDQTTVGGE, encoded by the coding sequence ATGATTTTGGATTATGTTGGAGTCAAAGAAATCAACGGTTCCCTGATCGTTCTGGATGACGTCCCGGATATTTCCTTTGATGAAATGGTAACCATTCAGCTTGAAAACGGTACCCAGCGCCAGGGACGTGTTGTTCAGATGGAAGGCTCTCGTGTCGTGATTCAGGTATTTGAAGGAACGCGCGGTATTTCTCTGACAAATACACGTACTCGTTTAACCGGACACCCAATGGAAATGGCGCTGTCTCCTGAAATTCTTGGACGTGTGTTTAATGGAGCCGGCCGCCCTATTGATGGGCTTGGCGATATCTTTCCTATAAAATGCGCCGACATTAACGGAACCCCAATCAATCCCGTCAGTCGAAAATATCCGCAGAACTATATTAATACCGGTATTTCTTCGATCGATGTGCTGACTACTTTGATTCGTGGACAAAAACTGCCGATCTTTTCCGGATCCGGCATGAAGCATAATGAGCTGGCGGTTCAGATTGCCCGTCAGGCAAAGATTACTGATAAGGGCGGAGAAGATAATTTTGCAATTGTTTTTGCCGCCATGGGTGTTACAAATGATGTCGCAGAATATTTTCACCGTAGTTTTGAAGAAAGCGGCGTCCTTGGAAAAGTCGTTATGTTTTTAAACCTTGCCAGTGACCCAATTATTGAACGTACTCTCTGCCCGCGCTGTGCGCTGACAGTTGCTGAATATTTGGCTTTTGAACTTGGAATGCACATTCTTGTTATTATGACCGATATGACAAGCTATGCAGAAGCTTTGCGTGAGTTCAGCTCTTCAAAAGGAGAAATTCCAGGAAGAAAAGGCTTCCCTGGTTATTTATACAGCGATTTTGCAAGCCTTTACGAACGTGCAGGCATGATAAAAGACAAACCTGGCAGTGTTACACAGCTACCAATCTTAACTATGCCAAATGATGATGTCACGCACCCAGTCCCTGATTTGACAGGCTATATCACGGAAGGCCAGATTTCTTTGGATCGCAGTTTGGATGCAAATGGAATTTACCCTCCTGTCAGTGTCCTTCCAAGTCTTTCCCGTCTTATGAAGGATGGTATCGGCAAAGGATTTACGCGTGAAGATCATCCGGCTCTTGCAAATCAGCTTTTTGCAAGCTATGCAAAAGTAAATGATGCACGGTCTTTGGCAAGCGTAATCGGTGAAGAAGAACTTTCCCCTATTGACAAAGATTATATGAAATTCGGAAATCTCTTTGAACATCGCTTTTTACGCCAGGGATTCCATGAAAATCGGACGCTTGCGCAAAGCCTTGATTTAGGCTGGCGGTTACTTGCAACCCTTCCGCGCAGTGAACTGGATCGTGTAGATGATGACTTTCTCGACCGCTACTACGAAAAAGCCAAAAAGGAAATTGAGAAGCAAAAAACAGAACAGGAAAATGCACAGCAAAAAGAAACCGATTCTACAGACCTTAATTTCGATCAAACTACAGTGGGAGGGGAATAA
- the atpA gene encoding V-type ATP synthase alpha chain (Evidence 1c : Function from experimental evidences in the studied genus; PubMedId : 12552129; Product type e : enzyme), whose product MSRNVIFGINGPVVTVKDTKDFSMMEMVYVGTQKLVGEVIGITDDRTTIQVYEETTGLRPGEPITGTGFPMNVTLGPGILDNIFDGIERPLKAIADSSGAFIARGCNVPALDQERKWDMTLKVKQGDKASPGQIYATCPETPAIEHRCLVPPALSGTFTKVMENGSYRVNDTIAEITDEEGTVHPLTLCQRWPIRTPRPVKERQPSFVPLITGQRVIDTLFPIAKGGAAAIPGGFGSGKTMTQHQLAKWCDADIIVYVGCGERGNEMSQVLEEFGALIDPKSGRPMTDRTVLIANTSNMPVAAREASIYTGVTLCEYYRDMGYHVAMMADSSSRWAEALREISGRLEEMPAEEGFPAYLPSRLAEFYERSGLVKNLNESEGSVTLIGAVSPAGGDFSEPVTQNTKRFTRCFWALDKSLAYARHYPAINWMESYSEYINDLNPWYEKNIGPEFIKYRSEISSILLEENKLMEIVKLIGADVLPDDQKLVIEIAKVIRVGFLQQNAFHPEDTYVPLEKQKRMMEVILHLYHKAKELVTTNIPISGLVQSGLFDKIIKMKYDVPNNKLELFDQYLSEIDKTVSGLVMNS is encoded by the coding sequence ATGAGTAGAAATGTGATTTTCGGCATTAACGGTCCGGTCGTCACCGTAAAAGACACCAAAGACTTTTCTATGATGGAAATGGTCTATGTAGGAACGCAAAAACTTGTTGGTGAAGTAATTGGTATTACCGACGACCGCACCACAATCCAGGTTTATGAAGAGACCACCGGACTTCGCCCGGGTGAACCGATCACTGGAACCGGGTTCCCGATGAATGTAACGCTTGGCCCTGGAATTCTGGATAATATTTTTGATGGAATCGAACGTCCCTTGAAAGCAATTGCAGATTCTTCCGGCGCATTTATTGCGCGCGGCTGTAATGTACCTGCACTCGATCAGGAGCGTAAATGGGATATGACCCTAAAAGTAAAACAAGGCGATAAAGCTTCTCCTGGACAAATTTATGCTACTTGCCCGGAAACTCCAGCAATCGAACATCGCTGCCTTGTTCCTCCCGCCCTTTCCGGCACGTTTACAAAAGTAATGGAAAACGGCAGCTATCGGGTCAACGATACGATTGCAGAAATTACCGACGAAGAAGGTACTGTTCACCCGCTGACTCTTTGCCAGCGTTGGCCGATTCGGACCCCGCGCCCCGTAAAAGAACGGCAGCCAAGTTTTGTGCCACTGATCACCGGCCAGCGTGTTATTGATACGCTGTTCCCGATTGCAAAAGGCGGTGCAGCAGCAATTCCTGGCGGTTTTGGTTCCGGAAAAACAATGACACAGCATCAACTTGCAAAATGGTGCGATGCAGATATCATTGTTTATGTTGGCTGCGGAGAACGTGGAAATGAAATGAGTCAGGTCCTGGAAGAATTCGGTGCTCTAATTGACCCAAAAAGTGGACGTCCGATGACTGATCGTACCGTTCTGATTGCAAACACCTCCAATATGCCGGTTGCCGCCCGTGAAGCTAGTATTTATACAGGTGTAACACTCTGTGAATACTACCGTGATATGGGCTATCATGTGGCAATGATGGCGGACTCTTCCTCACGTTGGGCAGAAGCTTTGCGTGAAATCAGCGGCCGTTTGGAAGAGATGCCTGCTGAAGAAGGATTCCCAGCCTATTTGCCTAGCCGCTTGGCGGAATTTTATGAACGCTCCGGTCTCGTGAAAAATCTAAATGAAAGCGAAGGCTCCGTTACATTAATCGGTGCTGTCTCGCCTGCAGGCGGCGATTTTTCTGAACCGGTTACTCAGAACACCAAACGTTTTACCCGCTGCTTCTGGGCACTGGATAAGTCGCTTGCCTATGCGCGTCATTATCCTGCCATCAACTGGATGGAAAGCTATTCGGAATATATCAACGATTTAAATCCATGGTATGAAAAAAATATCGGTCCTGAATTTATTAAATATCGTTCTGAAATCAGCTCCATTCTGTTGGAAGAAAACAAGTTAATGGAGATCGTAAAGTTGATTGGTGCAGATGTACTGCCAGATGACCAAAAGTTAGTCATTGAGATTGCAAAAGTCATTCGTGTTGGTTTTCTGCAGCAAAATGCTTTTCATCCGGAAGATACTTATGTTCCGCTGGAAAAGCAAAAGCGTATGATGGAAGTAATTCTCCATCTCTATCATAAGGCAAAGGAATTAGTCACCACCAATATCCCGATTTCCGGTTTGGTACAGTCCGGCCTGTTTGATAAAATTATTAAGATGAAATACGATGTTCCAAATAATAAATTGGAACTTTTCGATCAATACTTGTCCGAAATTGATAAAACCGTTTCCGGACTCGTGATGAACTCTTAA
- a CDS encoding putative V-type proton ATPase subunit E (Evidence 3 : Putative function from multiple computational evidences; Product type e : enzyme) encodes MKTNPSAAPADTSAPATVNHEDFHVGKFYEAINQYASEQRQKIKQEILDYKQKELEKATDQVLQEAYEMIQKEMANMTASIAREMAKKELEGRQALLKRRKAITEEVFNNAAKKLLDYANGPEYPEYLKKCALKMKPLFTVGDTVIYLREEDKKYEDLLEPLFGRCIFRIDRKIRLGGFWAESNTQGIVADETFDSLLENQRKWFAENTHMEIV; translated from the coding sequence ATGAAAACAAATCCTTCCGCAGCCCCAGCCGATACTTCGGCACCAGCTACGGTAAATCATGAAGATTTCCACGTTGGAAAATTTTATGAGGCAATTAACCAATATGCCAGCGAACAACGTCAAAAAATCAAACAGGAAATCTTAGATTATAAACAAAAGGAACTTGAAAAAGCAACAGACCAAGTTCTACAAGAAGCCTACGAGATGATTCAGAAGGAAATGGCCAACATGACTGCCTCTATCGCTCGTGAAATGGCAAAAAAAGAACTAGAAGGCCGGCAGGCACTGTTAAAACGTCGAAAAGCAATCACTGAAGAAGTCTTTAACAATGCCGCAAAAAAGCTTCTGGACTACGCAAATGGACCAGAATATCCTGAATACTTAAAGAAGTGCGCTTTAAAAATGAAACCACTCTTTACAGTAGGAGATACTGTAATCTATCTGCGGGAAGAAGATAAAAAATATGAGGATCTTTTAGAGCCGCTTTTTGGTCGTTGTATCTTCCGTATAGACCGAAAAATTCGACTCGGCGGTTTTTGGGCTGAAAGCAATACGCAAGGAATTGTTGCTGATGAAACTTTTGATTCTCTCTTGGAAAATCAGCGCAAATGGTTTGCGGAAAACACCCATATGGAAATAGTATGA
- the atpF gene encoding ATP synthase subunit F (Evidence 2a : Function from experimental evidences in other organisms; PubMedId : 8688087; Product type e : enzyme), with protein sequence MRFYLISDNVDTQEGMRLAGIDGVVVHKAEEVQKALDDAIKMDDVAVILITATLLQLCPEKIYTLKLKMKKPLIVEIPDRHGNGRTKDSITQYVREAIGVKI encoded by the coding sequence ATGCGCTTTTATCTAATCAGCGATAACGTTGATACGCAAGAAGGTATGCGGCTTGCGGGAATTGATGGAGTCGTCGTACACAAGGCCGAAGAAGTACAAAAGGCTTTGGATGACGCAATCAAAATGGATGATGTAGCAGTTATTTTAATTACTGCTACCTTATTACAGCTTTGTCCGGAAAAAATCTATACCTTAAAATTAAAAATGAAAAAACCACTGATTGTAGAAATTCCGGATCGCCATGGGAACGGACGTACAAAAGACTCTATTACCCAATATGTCCGCGAAGCCATCGGGGTAAAAATTTAA
- the atpE gene encoding ATP synthase (subunit c, component F0) (Evidence 2a : Function from experimental evidences in other organisms; PubMedId : 15995215; Product type e : enzyme) — MTAILLAVPVVFLIGSVMWAVRAVNHGKKPRTALMTQIFSCLLVGVVTLAIPMTAHAAGAVASSANGLVAIAAGLAVGIGGVGGGIAVGPSAAAAIGACSEDSKNFGKAIIFVALGEGIALYGLLIAILLFTKV, encoded by the coding sequence ATGACTGCAATTTTATTAGCTGTTCCAGTAGTATTTTTAATTGGCTCTGTAATGTGGGCTGTCCGCGCAGTAAACCACGGGAAAAAGCCCCGTACTGCTCTAATGACACAGATTTTCTCCTGCCTTTTGGTCGGTGTCGTTACCCTGGCAATCCCAATGACTGCTCATGCAGCAGGTGCCGTTGCTTCCAGCGCTAACGGTCTGGTAGCAATTGCTGCCGGCCTCGCGGTTGGTATTGGCGGCGTCGGCGGCGGAATCGCAGTTGGCCCCAGTGCCGCTGCAGCAATCGGTGCCTGCAGTGAAGATTCTAAGAACTTTGGTAAAGCAATCATCTTCGTTGCATTGGGCGAAGGCATTGCTCTGTATGGCCTGCTGATTGCAATTTTGCTCTTTACGAAGGTGTGA
- a CDS encoding putative V-type ATP synthase subunit I (acpI) (Evidence 3 : Putative function from multiple computational evidences; PubMedId : 8688087; Product type e : enzyme) — MAIIKVKIISMIGQLRELDAVTAICGKSHLFHPDNAMNFYSNTESFLPLSEDNPYQAPLQQLSSSIKSIGQPLHLFSEEETEKKQLKPIQALHYAQAMSNRIAKLQAQHEKISKEVQRHEQDAKDAAHFVGLAVDLKKIRVCQFISIHFGSLPRAGYEQLKTYEDNPFVVFFPCTSDEKTVWGVYICPIDQCPEIDRIFSRLYFQPLALERFDGTPKEAVEQFKQEAEASRNELKKVDDEIQHLWKDEQERCNLIYSWLTIKNTYFGIRKYAFQYNGFFILSGWIPQEAENSFTSKLDQCSSVEYNLDDASNELVHSPPVKLHNRRPFKAFEYFTEMYGLPNYSEIDPTPLLACIFVTLFGIMFGDVGHGICAFLLGLWMWKKKNMPLGHILMPCGISSCIFGSVFGSVFGFEHLLDPLYYALGFSEKPISVMEGSTTTNILIVAVSIGVVLLIVAMFLNIFSSLRQRHYERALFGQNGVAGLIFYISIVFGFILQLLGTPVMTPLYVTLLIVLPLLVMFFREVLGGLMEHKPDWKPKKWGEFIVQNFFELFEFLLSYLSNTVSFLRVGAFVLVHAGMMNMVFTLADMVGGVGYPIVLVIGNIFVMALEGLLVSIHVLRLNFYEMFSRFYDGDGRPFTPVEVRAPS, encoded by the coding sequence TTGGCTATTATCAAGGTAAAAATCATCAGCATGATAGGACAACTACGTGAATTGGACGCAGTGACTGCAATCTGCGGAAAAAGTCACCTATTTCATCCAGATAATGCGATGAATTTTTACTCTAACACAGAATCCTTTCTGCCTTTAAGTGAAGATAATCCATATCAGGCGCCTTTGCAGCAGCTTTCTTCTTCTATCAAATCGATTGGGCAGCCCCTTCATCTTTTTTCAGAAGAAGAAACTGAAAAGAAACAGCTAAAACCTATTCAGGCTCTTCACTATGCGCAGGCAATGTCTAATCGTATCGCAAAGCTTCAGGCGCAGCACGAAAAAATTTCAAAAGAAGTACAGCGCCATGAACAAGATGCAAAAGATGCTGCCCATTTTGTCGGGTTGGCAGTTGATTTGAAAAAAATTCGTGTATGTCAGTTTATCTCTATTCACTTTGGCTCTTTGCCGAGAGCTGGTTATGAACAGCTGAAAACATATGAAGATAATCCATTTGTAGTGTTCTTTCCTTGTACATCGGATGAAAAAACAGTTTGGGGAGTTTATATTTGCCCCATAGACCAATGCCCAGAAATCGACCGAATTTTTTCTCGTTTGTATTTTCAGCCGTTAGCTCTGGAGCGCTTTGACGGTACCCCAAAAGAAGCTGTTGAACAATTTAAACAAGAAGCCGAAGCTTCCCGCAATGAATTAAAAAAAGTTGATGATGAAATCCAACATCTTTGGAAAGATGAGCAGGAACGCTGCAACCTGATTTATTCATGGCTGACCATTAAAAATACTTATTTTGGCATTCGAAAATACGCATTCCAATATAATGGCTTTTTCATTCTTTCCGGCTGGATTCCCCAAGAAGCTGAAAATTCCTTTACCAGCAAGCTGGATCAGTGTTCCAGCGTAGAATACAATCTCGACGATGCTTCTAATGAGTTGGTTCATTCCCCGCCGGTAAAACTACATAACCGCCGTCCATTTAAAGCCTTTGAATATTTTACTGAAATGTACGGCCTGCCAAATTACAGCGAAATTGATCCAACTCCCCTTCTCGCCTGTATTTTTGTGACATTATTCGGCATCATGTTTGGCGATGTAGGGCATGGCATCTGTGCATTTCTGCTCGGCTTATGGATGTGGAAAAAGAAAAACATGCCTCTCGGACACATTTTAATGCCTTGTGGAATTTCTTCTTGTATTTTTGGCTCTGTATTCGGTTCCGTATTTGGATTTGAGCATTTGCTTGACCCGCTCTATTATGCACTCGGATTTTCAGAAAAACCTATTTCCGTTATGGAAGGAAGCACAACGACCAATATTCTGATTGTTGCTGTTTCTATCGGTGTTGTTCTTCTAATTGTCGCTATGTTCCTCAACATTTTCTCTTCTCTTCGTCAAAGACACTATGAGCGTGCACTTTTCGGACAAAATGGGGTTGCTGGTCTGATTTTCTATATTAGTATTGTTTTCGGATTCATTCTGCAGCTTCTTGGCACTCCGGTAATGACCCCACTTTATGTAACTCTTCTAATCGTTTTGCCTCTCTTAGTTATGTTTTTCCGCGAAGTTTTGGGCGGTCTTATGGAACATAAGCCCGATTGGAAACCGAAAAAATGGGGCGAATTCATTGTTCAGAATTTCTTTGAATTGTTTGAATTTCTTCTTTCTTACCTTAGTAATACCGTTTCATTCCTGCGAGTAGGTGCTTTTGTACTAGTCCACGCCGGCATGATGAATATGGTATTTACGCTGGCAGATATGGTCGGTGGTGTCGGTTATCCAATTGTTCTTGTAATTGGCAATATCTTTGTGATGGCGTTGGAAGGATTGCTCGTAAGTATCCACGTCCTTCGTCTGAATTTCTATGAAATGTTCAGTCGTTTTTACGATGGCGACGGTCGTCCCTTTACTCCGGTAGAGGTTCGTGCCCCATCTTAA